The Muntiacus reevesi chromosome 7, mMunRee1.1, whole genome shotgun sequence genome includes a region encoding these proteins:
- the PSME2 gene encoding proteasome activator complex subunit 2, with amino-acid sequence MAKPCGVRLSGEARKQVDVFRQNLFQEAEEFLYRFLPQKIIYLNQLLQEDSFNVTDLNSLRAPLDIPIPDPPPKDDEMETDKQEKKEVPKCGFLPGNEKILALLALVKPEVWTLKEKCILVITWIQHLIPKIEDGNDFGVAIQEKVLERVNAVKTKVEAFQTTISKYFSERGDAVAKASKETHVMDYRALVHERDEAVYGELRAMVLDLRAFYAELYHIISSNLEKIVNPKGEEKPSMY; translated from the exons ATGGCCAAGCCTTGTGGGGTGCGCCTGAGCGGGGAAGCCCGCAAACAG GTGGATGTCTTCAGGCAAAATCTTTTCCAGGAG GCCGAGGAATTCCTCTACAGATTCTTGCCTCAGAAAATCATATACCTTAATCAGCTCTTGCAA GAGGACTCCTTCAATGTGACTGACCTGAATTCTCTCCGGGCCCCACTGGACATCCCTATTCCAGACCCCCCACCCAAGGATGATGAG ATGGAAACAGATaagcaggagaagaaagaag TCCCTAAGTGCGGCTTTCTCCCTGGGAATGAGAAGATTCTGGCCTTGCTTGCCCTGGTTAAGCCAGAAGTCTGGACTCTCAAAGAAAAATGCATTCTG GTGATCACATGGATCCAGCACCTGATCCCCAAAATTGAGGATGGAAATGACTTTGGAGTGGCAATCCAG GAAAAGGTGTTGGAGAGGGTAAATGCAGTCAAGACCAAAGTGGAAGCCTTCCAGACAACTATTTCCAA GTACTTCTCAGAACGTGGGGATGCTGTGGCCAAGGCCTCTAAGGAGACCCATGTA ATGGATTACCGGGCCCTGGTGCACGAACGAGACGAGGCAGTCTATGGGGAGCTCAGGGCCATGGTGCTGGACCTGAGGGCCTTCTAT GCTGAGCTTTACCATATTATCAGCAGCAACCTGGAGAAAATTGTCAACCCAAAGGGTGAAGAGAAGCCATCTATGTACTGA
- the EMC9 gene encoding ER membrane protein complex subunit 9 isoform X2 — protein MGEVEISARAYVKMSLHAARYPHAAVNGLLLAPAPRSGECLCLTDCVPLFHSHLALSVMLEVALNQVDVWGAQAGLVVAGYYHANAALDDQSPGPLALKIAGRIAEFFPDAVLIMLDNQKLVPQPHVPPVIVLESHGLRWVPKDKNLVMWRDWEESRKMVGALLEGRAHQHLVDFDCHLDDIREDWTNQQLNAQITQWVGPTNGNT, from the exons ATGGGGGAGGTGGAGATCTCGGCCCGGGCCTACGTGAAGATGAGCCTGCACGCCGCCCGGTATCCGCACGCCGCTGTCAACGGGCTGTTGCTGGCGCCGGCGCCGCGGTCGGGAGAATGCCTGTGCCTCACCGACTGTGTGCCCCTGTTCCACAGCCACCTGGCCCTGTCTGTCATGCTGGAGGTCGCACTCAACCAG GTGGATGTGTGGGGCGCGCAGGCCGGGCTGGTAGTGGCAGGGTACTACCATGCCAATGCAGCTTTGGACGACCAGAG CCCTGGGCCCCTGGCCTTGAAAATCGCTGGGCGGATTGCTGAATTCTTCCCTGATGCAGTACTTATTATG TTGGATAATCAGAAACTGGTACCCCAGCCTCACGTGCCCCCAGTTATCGTCCTGGAGAGCCATGGTCTCCGCTGGGTCCCCAAGGACAAGAACTT AGTAATGTGGAGGGACTGGGAAGAGTCACGAAAGATGGTGGGAGCATTACTAGAGGGCCGGGCCCACCAGCACCTTGTGGACTTTGACTGCCACCTTGACGACATCCGAGAGGATTGGACCAACCAGCAGCTCAACGCCCAAATCACCCAGTGGGTTGGTCCCACAAATGGAAATACCTGA
- the EMC9 gene encoding ER membrane protein complex subunit 9 isoform X1 — translation MYSIQYKFGRLCQITLQKDHLRFPLSPAVSEHLFPTALKHQAVIHEASSRPGAPRPDTGKGHHRIHIFETWEAQLRWMQSAHSMLLTPLIFLLHSPGPLALKIAGRIAEFFPDAVLIMLDNQKLVPQPHVPPVIVLESHGLRWVPKDKNLVMWRDWEESRKMVGALLEGRAHQHLVDFDCHLDDIREDWTNQQLNAQITQWVGPTNGNT, via the exons ATGTATAGTATACAATATAAGTTTGGAAGGTTATGCCAAATTACTCTCCAAAAAGACCATCTTAGATTTCCACTCTCACCAGCAGTGTCTGAACACCTGTTTCCCACAGCACTCAAGCATCAGGCAGTCATACATGAAGCATCAAGCAGGCCTGGTGCCCCCAGGCCAGATACAGGGAAAGGCCATCACCGCATCCACATCTTTGAGACCTGGGAGGCCCAGCTCAGATGGATGCAGTCTGCCCACAGTATGCTCCTCACTCCTCTGATCTTCCTTCTACACAGCCCTGGGCCCCTGGCCTTGAAAATCGCTGGGCGGATTGCTGAATTCTTCCCTGATGCAGTACTTATTATG TTGGATAATCAGAAACTGGTACCCCAGCCTCACGTGCCCCCAGTTATCGTCCTGGAGAGCCATGGTCTCCGCTGGGTCCCCAAGGACAAGAACTT AGTAATGTGGAGGGACTGGGAAGAGTCACGAAAGATGGTGGGAGCATTACTAGAGGGCCGGGCCCACCAGCACCTTGTGGACTTTGACTGCCACCTTGACGACATCCGAGAGGATTGGACCAACCAGCAGCTCAACGCCCAAATCACCCAGTGGGTTGGTCCCACAAATGGAAATACCTGA
- the PSME1 gene encoding proteasome activator complex subunit 1, whose amino-acid sequence MATLRVLPEAQAKVDVFREDLCTKTENLLGSYFPKKISELDAFLKEPALNEANLSNLKAPLDIPVPDPVKEKEKEERRKQQEKEDKDEKKKGEDEDKGPPCGPVSCNEKIVVLLQRVKPEIKDVIEKLNLVTTWLQLQIPRIEDGNNFGVAVQEKVFELMTALHTKLEGFHTQISKYFSERGDAVTKAAKQPHVGDYRQLVHELDEAEYRDIRLMVMEIRNAYAVLYDIILKNFEKLKKPRGETKGMIY is encoded by the exons ATGGCCACGCTCAGGGTCCTGCCCGAAGCCCAAGCCAAG GTGGATGTGTTCCGTGAAGACCTATGTACTAAG ACAGAGAACCTGCTCGGGAGCTATTTTCCCAAGAAGATTTCTGAGTTGGATGCATTTTTAAAG GAGCCAGCTCTCAATGAAGCCAACCTGAGCAATCTGAAGGCCCCGTTGGACATCCCAGTGCCTGATCCAgtcaaggagaaagagaaggaggagcGGAGGAAACAGCAGGAG aaggaagacaaggatgaaaagaagaaaggggaagaTGAAGACAAAG GTCCTCCATGTGGCCCAGTGAGCTGCAATGAGAAGATTGTGGTCCTCCTGCAGCGCGTAAAGCCCGAGATCAAGGATGTCATTGAGAAGCTCAACCTG GTCACCACCTGGTTGCAGCTGCAGATACCTCGGATTGAGGATGGGAATAATTTTGGAGTGGCTGTCCAG GAGAAGGTGTTTGAGCTGATGACTGCCCTTCACACCAAACTGGAAGGCTTCCACACTCAAATTTCCAA GTATTTCTCTGAGCGCGGTGATGCTGTAACCAAAGCAGCCAAGCAGCCCCACGTG GGTGATTATCGGCAACTGGTGCACGAGCTGGATGAGGCAGAGTACCGGGATATTCGGCTGATGGTCATGGAGATCCGCAATGCTTAT GCTGTGTTATATGACATCATCCTGAAGAACTTCGAGAAGCTCAAGAAGCCCAGAGGAGAAACAAAGGGAATGATCTATTGA
- the FITM1 gene encoding fat storage-inducing transmembrane protein 1, with the protein MERGPVVGAGRGAGARIRALLGGLVRVLLWVASALLYFGSEQAARLLGSPCLRRLYHAWLAAVVIFGPLLQFHVNPRTIFASHGNFFNIKFVNSAWGWTCTFLGGFVLLVVFLATRRVAVTARHLSRLVVGAAVWRGAGRAFLLIEDLTGSCFEPLPQGLLLHELPDRRSCLAAGHQWRGYTVSSHTFLLTFCCLLMAEEAAVFAKYLAHGLPAGAPLRLVFLLNVLLLGLWNFLLLCTVIYFHQYTHKVVGAAVGTFAWYLTYGSWYHQPWSPGSPGHGLFPRPHSSHKHN; encoded by the exons aTGGAGCGGGGGCcggtggtgggggcagggcggggggccGGGGCCCGAATCCGGGCCCTGCTGGGCGGCCTGGTCAGGGTGCTGCTCTGGGTGGCCTCTGCCTTGCTGTACTTTGGAAGCGAACAGGCTGCCCGCCTCCTGGGCAGCCCCTGCTTACGGCGCCTCTACCATGCCTGGTTGGCAGCAGTGGTCATCTTCGGGCCCCTTCTGCAGTTCCACGTCAACCCTCGGACCATCTTCGCCAGCCACGGCAACTTCTTCAACAT AAAGTTTGTGAATTCAGCCTGGGGCTGGACCTGCACCTTCCTGGGGGGCTTTGTGCTGCTGGTGGTCTTCCTGGCTACACGGCGCGTGGCAGTGACTGCCCGGCACCTGAGCCGGCTGGTGGTGGGTGCAGCCGTGTGGCGGGGGGCCGGCCGGGCCTTCCTGCTCATCGAGGACCTGACCGGCTCCTGCTTCGAGCCTCTGCCCCAGGGCCTGCTGCTCCACGAGCTGCCGGATCGCCGCAGCTGTCTGGCGGCCGGCCACCAGTGGAGGGGCTACACGGTCTCCTCCCACACCTTCCTGCTCACCTTCTGCTGCCTGCTCATGGCCGAGGAAGCAGCAGTGTTCGCCAAGTATCTGGCCCATGGGCTGCCTGCCGGCGCACCTCTGCGCCTTGTCTTCCTGCTCAACGTGCTGCTGCTGGGCCTCTGGAACTTCTTGCTGCTCTGCACCGTCATCTATTTCCACCAGTATACTCACAAGGTGGTGGGGGCCGCCGTGGGTACCTTTGCCTGGTACCTCACCTATGGCAGCTGGTATCATCAGCCCTGGTCTCCAGGCAGCCCCGGCCATGGGCTCTTCCCTCGTCCCCACTCCAGCCACAAGCATAACTGA